One window of Siniperca chuatsi isolate FFG_IHB_CAS linkage group LG15, ASM2008510v1, whole genome shotgun sequence genomic DNA carries:
- the tmem63c gene encoding calcium permeable stress-gated cation channel 1, which produces MAHSEQFVTRAPPVEGGAVELDVLSFLDSFGEENSTVERCYHAHSRSSVLQGLPFGGVPTVLAINVVLWMFLLLIFSCLRKAAWDYGRLALLMENDSLTSLFYGEPSEKEKSPSESSPSDSETKDMGFCSWLSSLYHMKDEEIRSKCGIDAVTYLSFQRHIILLMTVVCLLSLAVILPVNFSGNLLGDSPENFGRTTLANVSSKDSFLWLHSILALVYFIITLLCMVHHSIRLEYREDEKVARTLMITSIPREISDPGLITKHFHEAYPSCTVTDIRLCFDVHKLMRLDLERRKAMKGRLYFATKAQKEGKIMIKTHPCAQIFCCDICGFEKVDAEQYYSELEEKWTDEFNAEKNRISMKRLGIAFVTFRDERMTAVIVKDYSRVRCRRRPQQSSITTVVQSHKWGIGYAPAPSDIIWENLSVCGSRWWLRCVLLNILLFLLLFFLTTPAIIVNTMDKFNVTRPVESLQSPVITQFLPTLLLWAFSVLLPFIVYYSAFFESHWTRSGENQVTMHKCFLLLVFMVILLPSLGLSSLDLFFTWLFDVNFLDEKDVKFQCVFLPDNGAFFVNYVITSSLIGTSMELLRIPALTVYALRLCFAKSQAERIHVKRSQAYEFQFGLEYAWTMCIFAVSMTYSITCPIITPFGLLYVILKHMVDRYNIYYAYIPTKLSQRIHRAAISQVIVAPILCMFWLLFFSMLRLGPVHPITLFTLVSLLSSTAFSLFRLCLRKQPDKSMSYQMSDQPAEGTFTDADRSTVTSTTASSLFVASVLLEPELALTPMPSPAHHSYGAMASSQSSSHGPVEEEECEEDHAHTHETELQDPPDPPDPYCSSPLMDSPVSYQ; this is translated from the exons ATGGCGCACTCTGAGCAGTTTGTAACGAGAGCGCCCCCTGTGGAAGGGGGAGCTGTGGAGCTGGATGTTCTGAGCTTCCTGGACTCATTTGGGGAAGAAAACAGCACTGTTGAGAGATGTTATCACGCCCACTCCCGCAGCAGCGTCCTCCAGGGTCTGCCGTTTGGAGGGGTGCCCACGGTCCTCGCCATCAATGTGGTGCTCTGGAtg TTCCTGTTGCTCATCTTCTCCTGTCTGAGGAAGGCTGCATGGGACTATGGCCGCCTGGCTCTGCTGATGGAGAATGACAG TCTCACATCCCTGTTTTATGGAGAGCcaagtgagaaagagaagtCTCCGTCAGAGTCCAGCCCCTCCGACTCTGAGACCAAGGACATG gGCTTCTGCTCGTGGCTCTCATCACTTTACCATATGAA GGATGAAGAGATCCGTAGCAAATGCGGCATTGACGCCGTCACATACCTGTCCTTCCAGCGCCACATCATCCTGCTCATGACAGTGGTTTGCCTGCTGTCTTTGGCTGTAATCCTGCCGGTCAACTTTTCCGGGAACCTCCTGG GAGACAGTCCTGAAAACTTTGGAAGAACAAcactggctaatgttagctcgaA GGACAGCTTTCTGTGGCTCCACAGCATCTTGGCTCTGGTCTACTTCATCATCACGTTGCTGTGTATGGTTCACCACTCCATACGGCTGGAGTACAGAGAAGATGAGAAG GTGGCCAGGACACTGATGATTACCTCCATACCAAGAGAGATCTCTGACCCAGGACTCATCACCAAACACTTCCA TGAGGCCTACCCCAGCTGTACTGTCACTGATATCCGTCTCTGCTTTGATGTCCACAAGCTGATGAGGCTGGACTTAGAAAG GCGCAAGGCAATGAAAGGCAGGCTGTATTTTGCCACAAAGGCCCAAAAGGAGGGGAAGATCATGATCAAGACCCATCCATGTGCCCAGATATTTTGCTGCGACATCTGTGGCTTTGAGAAG GTGGATGCAGAACAGTACTACAGCGAGTTAGAAGAAAAGTGGACAGACGAGTTTAATGCTGAGAAGAACCGCATCTCCATGAAGAGGCTGGGCATTGCCTTTGTGACTTTCCGCGATGAGAGGATGACTGCTGT CATTGTGAAGGACTACAGCCGTGTGCGCTGCCGTCGCAGACCCCAACAGTCCAGCATCACCACTGTGGTGCAGTCGCACAAATGGGGGATCGGCTACGCACCTGCTCCCAGTGACATCATCTG GGAAAACCTGTCAGTGTGTGGATCTCGCTGGTGGCTCCGCTGTGTCCTCCTcaacatcctcctcttcctgctgctcttCTTCCTAACCACTCCTGCCATCATCGTCAACACAATGGACAAGTTCAACGTCACAAGGCCTGTGGAGAGTCTGCAG AGCCCAGTCATTACCCAGTTCTTACCGACCCTCCTGCTGTGGGCGTTTTCGGTGCTCCTGCCCTTCATCGTCTACTACTCAGCCTTCTTTGAGTCCCACTGGACCAG GTCTGGTGAGAACCAAGTAACGATGCATAAGTGTTTTTTACTGCTGGTCTTCATGGTCATCCTCCTGCCCTCGCTTGGTCTGTCCAG TCTGGACCTGTTCTTCACATGGCTCTTTGATGTCAACTTCCTAGATGAGAAGGATGTCAAATTCCA GTGCGTGTTTCTTCCTGACAATGGTGCATTCTTTGTAAACTATGTGATTACATCCAGTCTGATTGGCACATCTATGGAGCTGCTTCGCATCCCGGCACTGACGGTGTATGCCCTCCGCCTCTGCTTTGCCAAGTCCCAGGCTGAGCGCATTCATGTCAAACGG AGTCAGGCCTATGAGTTTCAGTTTGGCCTGGAGTACGCCTGGACCATGTGTATCTTTGCAGTCAGTATGACCTACAGCATCACATGTCCCATTATTACGCCCTTTG GTCTGCTCTATGTGATCCTGAAGCACATGGTTGACCGATACAACATCTACTATGCATACATTCCCACCAAACTCAGCCAGCGGATCCACAGAGCAGCCATCAGCCAGGTCATCGTGGCTCCCATCCTCTGCATGTTCTGGCTGCTCTTCTTCTCTATGCTTAGATTAG GTCCAGTGCACCCCATCACCCTCTTCACCTTAGTGTCCCTGCTCTCCTCTACTGCCTTTTCCCTCTTCCGCTTGTGCCTTAGGAAGCAACCAGACAAGTCAATGAGCTACCAG atgtctgatcAGCCAGCAGAGGGGACGTTCACTGATGCAGACAGGAGTACTGTAACATCCACCACTGCCTCCAGT CTGTTTGTGGCATCCGTGCTGCTGGAGCCAGAGCTGGCTTTGACTCCCATGCCCTCCCCGGCCCACCATAGCTACGGCGCCATGGCCAGCTCCCAGAGTTCAAGCCATGGCccggtggaggaagaggagtgtgAGGAAGACCACGCCCATACCCATGAGACTGAGCTACAAGACCCCCCAGATCCCCCAGACCCCTACTGCTCCAGCCCACTCATGGACAGCCCCGTGAGCTACCAGTAA